TACTACAGCGCAATGGACAGGGACTCTTATTCTAACATAGCCCCTCCCCTGCCGGTAAATGAGGCAGGAGAAAGCAGTTCTGGCAGTTCAGGCGGCTACGGAATAGAAAAGCCCCTCCTCTCAATAAGGGAAATAGGACAGACAGTGACAGAGGGAAGGGCTGGCGGAGGAAATCTCCTGAACACAATGCAGGCGGCAATCTGGAAGGGCGCAGGAAAGATTGAGCTTTCGCTCCAGGGCGAGGGCTCAGAGCCGTTTGTGGGCCCGGAAGCATACGGAAAGGAAATGAGGGAAGACATAAGGCAGCTTGCGAAGATAAACGATGTCAAAATCCACAGCGTCCACTCCCCGACATGGGTTGGAAACCTCTCAGGATATGCAGGAAAGCAGCAGGGCTTCAGCGACGAATACAGGGCAATGCAGCTGGAAGAGGTAAAAAAGGCGATTGATTTCTCAGCAGACACAACAGGAGGCTCGGCAATAGTTGTCCACACAGGAGAATATGAGAGGCCTCTTGTGGAGCAGCCCTGGAACAAGGGCGAGTTCAGGCAGTATGAAGAAGAGGAAAAAAGCGCACTATACCCTCTGATAGACAAAAGGACAGGGCATATTGTGCAGATGATAAGAAAAGACCTTCCGATAATAATTCCCAAATGGAAAACAGCTGAAAATGATTATGTTGACAGCAAAGGAAACAAGGTATTAAAGGACGACTTCACTGACTATGACAACAACAAAGTCAATTTCATGGACAGGGTTCCGGAGTTTGACCCGAAAAGCCCTGAAAAGATAAAGATGGAGCAGAAGTCCTGGAAATACTTTGAGGAAGAGGCAAGAAGGAGAAACGAGGAAATAGCAAAAAAGAAGGGTAAAAGCGTTGGGGAATTACGGGCTGAGGAAAAGGTAACCCCTGAAGAGGCGCTCTACCAGTCAACCCAGGAGGGAGAGCAGAGGTTTGCGCAGGGCTGGGCAATGAACTACCTTGAGGGGCTGGAAGACCAGTTCAAGCTCGTTGAAAAACTGAAGAAGAAAAGGGAGCATTTTGCAGAGCTGGAAAAAAACACCCCTGAAAAGGAAATGTGGAAGATAGAGATGGCTGAAGGCGGCTTAGACAAGTTCGGAATATCGCCCGAATACAAAAAGCCGACAGAAGTGATAGACAAGGCGATAAAGGAAATCCAGGACAGGATACGCTCAAGCCAGGAAATGGCATCAGGGCAGCTTCAGCGCGCGAAGGATGCAGAGCTTGCAAAGGATAACATTGTCTCATCCTGGAAATACGCAAAGGACAAATCATTGAATTCATACGCAGAACTCGGGATATACGCCATGCAGAGGACAGATGAGGGAAGGAAGAGAGGGCTCATAAATGACGATATCTTTATTGCGCCGGAGAACCTTTTCCCGGAGATGGGATACGGAAGCCACCCAGAGGAGCTTATTGAGCTTGTAAAGAACGCAAGAAAAAAGATGGTGGAACACTTAACAAAGCCCCAGATTCACGACCCGAGCGGGGCACTTGATGAAAGCGGAAAGCCGCTCATGATAAACAACCCAAATTACAGGAATATGTCAAGAGAGGATGCTGAAAAAGAGGCGAAGAAGCACATCAAGGCAACCCTTGACACCCAGCACCTCGGAATGTGGTTCAGGTATTTCACACCGAAAGCAGGGGAGACAGAAGAGCAGAGATACAAAAGATTTGACGGCTGGTACCTGGACCAGGTAAAAAAGATGGAAAAGGAAGAGATAATAGGGAATGTCCACATTGTAGACGGATTCGGAAAGGGGCACACCCACCTTCCTGCTGGAGAGGGAATGCTCCCCGTGAAAAGCGCAGTTGAATACCTTAAAAAGAAGGGATACTCAGGAGCATTAAGCTCAGAAGGGTATGGAGAGCCGGGAAGGCAATTAACCCAGACATGGGCGCACTTCGGAAGCCCGATTTACGCGCTTGGAACAAGAGTTGGAGCGCCTGAAGGGGGAAGATGGACTGATATTGAACACTCATACTTCAACAGTATGCAGTCGCCGTATTTCGTGTTCGGCGCATATGCGCCGTCAAATGACTGGACTCTCTGGAGCGGAGTTCCGCTTGAATAATAACAATAAAAAAAGAGCATAATCTCACATTACGATATTTCGCATTAAAATATTATATTCAAAAAAAGAGGTGAATTGATTGGAAGATTCAAAGTTGGAAAAATACCTTCTTCTCTCAATTGAAAAGATTAAGGATTCTGGATTCACCAATGAGGATATAGCATACTCATTCAACAAGCAGATATTCTGCCCGAACGGCAATTATCAAAAGCCCAATAAAGAAATTTCTGAAATAGACAGGTATTTCAAAAAAGTCATTGAGAACCTCAACAAAGAAGGATTCAAGAACAGGAAAATAGCAGAAGCTTTCCACGGATTCCTGCGGGAAAACGGGAAAGAAGTTAAAGCGCCTGAAGAAAAAAGTCCTAAAGCCAAAAAAAGATGGGCATTCCTGCCTTACTTCCTTTCAATAATCATCGGAATAATATTCTCATTTTTGATGATACTTGCAGACAATTTAGGGATAAACATGTTCGGCTTTATTGCAAAAGAGCCCTACATTATGCTGATGGTAATTGGATGCATAAATGCAGTTCTTTCAAACCTGATATTCCTTGGATTCAAGGCAAATTCAAATATCTGGGCAAGGATATTTTTAATAAGTGCTTTTGTCTCAGGAGCAGCATTTGCAATGCAGAAAATCGCAAACTCTTACAGAGATATTTTTATGAGCAGCTTTAACATATCTTCTGCTTTCAATCTTCTGGAGCTGAATGCAACAACAAGCCCAGTCCTCCTGGTTTTCATAATAACATTCTCATATCTTATAGTTAGCCTTCTCTTTGAGATGAGGAAAAGATAAGAAAGAAATAAGGAAAGATGAGGCAGGCAATGGCAAAGGTATCAATAGTAAGGTGCGATTCCTATGAAAAAAGCAGGGTTTATTCCGCAGTAAAGGAATCAATGGAAATAGCGGGATTCAAAATAAGGAAAGGAAGCAGAGTTCTCATAAAGCCAAACATCCTCATGCCCAAAAAGCCGGAACTGGCAATAACAACGCACCCTTCAATTGTGGAAGCTGTATGCAGGATTCTCTCAGAAAGAAAATGCAGGATAATTGTCGGAGAATCAGACGGAATCGGATGCACTGAAAAGGGATTTATTGAATCAGGAATAGGAAAAGCAGCAGAAAAATACGGTGCAAAACTTGTTGCCTTTGAAAAGGATGATAAAAAGTTTGTAAGAAACAGCAGGGGAAAAATCCTGAAGGGAATTTTCTTCCCAAAAAGCGTGCTTGACGCTGAAATAATAATAAATCTTCCAAAACTAAAGACCCACGCACTCACAAAATTCACAGGAGCAGTCAAGAACATATACGGAACAATACCCGGCGCCACAAAATCCCTCTACCACATGAAAGCCCCTGCTGAAAGGGAATTCTGCGAGCTCCTTACCGACATTTACGAAAATGTAAAGCCGGAATTCACAATAATGGACGGAATTACCGGAATGGAAGGGGCTGGACCGAGCACAGGAACCCCGAAAAAGACAGGGCTTATAATTGCAGGAAAAGACGGGGTTGCAGTTGACTATGTAAGCTCAGAGATAATCGGGTTTAACCCCAATGAAATCCTGACTACAAAAATCGCCTTTGAAAGAAAACTCTCAAATGAGAAGGAAATCCGGATTTTTGGAAGGGAAGGGGAGATTATCGGAGAAAATCTCAAAAAGTATTATGTCAATTACGAAAAGATAATTAATGTGAACAAGAATGTGCTCATACTTGCGCAGAGGATTTTCGGAAGATTATCCCCAAAGCCGGTTGTCTTAAGGGAAAAGTGCATTGGATGCATGATTTGCGTAAAGCACTGCCCGGTAAAGGCAATATCCTTTGACAGATTCCCAAAAATCAACAGAGAAAAGTGCATAAGCTGCTTCTGCTGCGTTGAACTCTGCCCTGAAAAGGCAATGCGCCTTAAGACAAGCATAATACTGAGGATGATGCAGAGGGCGTCTGGAATCCTGAATCTTTTCCGCAGGAAAAAGGTTTAAATAAAACAAAAAAAATAAATTTAAATGCAGAACTTTTCTTACAGCCCCGCTTCCTTTCTCAATTCCCCTGCCTTGTCTACTTTCTCCCAGATGAAGTTGGAATGAGTCGAGTTTCTCCTCTTTTATAAAGGAAAAATTTATAAAGTTTGAATGCTCAGTTGAATCTAGTATTAAGTATTCTAAAAAAAGGGGGTGTATTAGATGAGCAAATCTATAGGCGCATGGGCCTTTATTATAGGTCTAATTGTTGCAATACTAATTGCAATAGTGACTGTAGTGAGTGCTGAGACTATTCCAACATGGTCAATATTTTTGTTGGCAGTACTAGGTTTGATAGTGGGTTTTTTAAATGTGACTGGAAGAGAAGTAACGCGATTTTTAGTGGCTTCAATAGCATTTTTAGTTACATTTCAGTCTTTAGCATCAATTGTTGCTAATTTACCTTTGGGTTCGATGATTAGCACATTTTTTGGTTTGATAACTGTGTTCATTGGCCCAGCAGCAGCAATAGTTGCAGTAAAGGCATTATTTGCAGTTACTAAAGACTAGGACTAATTCTTTCTTTTTTCTTTTTTTTATAAAATTAAAAATTGCTTTGCCTTCTTGAGCATTTTCTTAGAATCCTGCCTCCTTTCTCAGGATTGTGGCTTTGTCCGTAAGCTCCCATGTTTTGACGGGTTATACCGCTTTATCCTCTATAAACGTGATAGTTGCAGCTTCCGCAAATATTTGCCAGGGGTAAATACCACATAAGCAGTTTTCCTACTCCGGATAGAAAAATTTATATTCTTTTAGTGATGATGTGTTTAGAATATGAAAAAAGAACAATGTTATGAAAACTATCCCTGCTGGATTGTATTTGTCTCAAATTTTGTTTCAATAGCAATTTATTTAATTGGAGCATTCATAATTTATCAGATAGGCCTTATTTGGCTAATTTTATACTTAATCTTTATCGGAATCTTGGAATTTCGATTAATAAAGGGACATTGCGTCAATTGTTATTACTACGGAAAAACTTGTGCATTTGGTAAAGGTAAAATAAGCAGCATATTCTTCAAAAAGGGAGATGTGAACAAATTTTGTAAAAAACAGATGACATGGAAAGATATTGTTCCGGATTTTATGGTTTCATTGATTCCCATGATTATCGGCACAATTCTTTTAATAATAAATTTTGATTGGATTTTGCTGGCATTAGTGCTCATATTATTTATTTTGACTTTTATTGGTAATGGAATAATAAGAAGCCAATTAGCTTGTAAATATTGTAAACAAAGAAAACTTGGCTGTCCAGCACAACAGCTATTTAACAAGAAGGTGAAAAAATGAATAAATATGTTAAACTTTTATTGCTTGGTTTGATAGCTTGGGGAGTTCCGTTTATCTCAAGCTTTTTTGTTTGGGATGTTAAAGTGAATGCGCCTTTAGTAAGCGCTGCATGGTTCTACGCATTGATGGGTGTTACTGGAGCGATAGGATTTGCGATTGCTGCGTACTATCAATTCAGGAATGTCCGCAAAGATGCTGTTAAGGAAGGATGGACTGCAGGAATAACATGGTACGTTGAATTGATGCTGCTGGACTTGATATTCCTTGTTGGACTCTTTGGCATGACACTGGCGGATTATTATCATCTGATACTGACATACTTAACTCCACTGATACTCAGTGTAGCAATTGGATATATTAAGAAATAAGTTTTTTAATCTTTTATTATTTTTTATTTTTTGATTGTGTCACTTCCACATTAATCTCTTTTAGAATTTGTAGCCACTTTTGTATCCACAAACATCATTGACAAAAAGAAAAGCCACCGTCAAAATAATAAAAAAAACTTAATAAAAAATTTAATGGTTCACGTCTTGATAAATGCCTACAATCCAGCCTCCTTTCGGAGTATCTCGGCTTTATCAACACGCTCCCAGGTGAATTCCGGAAGCTCCCTTCCAAAGTGCCCGTAGCAGGCTGTCTTTGAGTAAATCGGCCTCTTGAGATCTAGTATTTTTATCATCTCAGCTGGCTTGAATGAGAAGTGCTTTTTTATAATGGCAAGAATCTGCTCCTCAGGAATCCTGTTTGTGCCAAAGCACTCAATGTTTACTGCAGTTGGCTCTGAAATCCCGATTGCATAGGCAACGCTTATCTGGAACTTGTCTGAAATCCCTGCTGCGACAATGTTCTTTGCAATATACCTCATCATGTATGACGCAGAGCGGTCCACCTTTGAGGGGTCTTTCCCTGAAAATGCGCCGCCTCCGTGGGGAACAATCCCGCCGTAGGCATCTGCAACAATCTTCCTTCCTGTCATTCCGGTGTCTGCCTGAGGGCCTCCAAGCACAAACTTTCCTGTCCCGTTGATTATGTATCTTGTATTCCTGTCAAGGAGCTTTCCGCAGACAGGCCTTATTACCGCCTTTATTATGTCAGAGCGGAGCTTGTTCAATGAAACATTAGGAGAATGCTGGGCTGCAATAACCACATTGTCAATCCTCACAGGAACCCCATTCTCATATTCAACGCTTATCTGGGCTTTCCCGTCTGGCCTGAGATAAGACAGTATTTTCTTCCTTCTCACCTCTGCAAGCCTCATGCATAGCTTGTGCGCAAGTGAAATTGGCATTGGCATAAGCTCAGGAGTGTCTGTGCAGGCATATCCTATCATTGAGCCCTGATCCCCTGCGCCCTGCTCGTGCCCTGAACTCTCATCAACGCCCTGCGCAATGTCCTGGCTCTGCGGCTGGATTGCGACAAGAACGCCTGTTGTCTTTGAGTCAAGCCCTGAATCCTCGCTGTTGTAGCCAATCTTGCTGATTGCTGCCCTGACAATGTTTGGAATCTCAACATAGGCAGTTGTGGTTATCTCCCCCCCGACAAGCACAACTCCTCTTGTTGCGTATGTCTCGCAGGCAACCCTTGCATTGGGATCGCTCTTCAAAATCTCATCAACAATGCTGTCTGAAATAATGTCGCACACCTTGTCTGGGTGCCCTTCTGTCACGCTTTCCGCAGTGAGAATCTTTCTCATAAAAAATCCCTCCATTTATTGCATTATTTATATTACAATCTTTTATCTATACAATCCGGCTAAGAATACATGAAGAATAAAGAAACAACACCTCTAATCTATCTGTATCCATCTCCCAGATACAGGCAGTCGGGCGTATAAAAACATTTTTGAAACAAATATTCTGATTGGAATAATCACCATTTCTTATTCCTGCCGAGTATTTCATCAAGGTTTAAGCCGGATGTGCTTTTGCTGCTGCCAATTGAATAAACCGGCTCGCTGGTTTTTTCGGAATAATGGAAAACTGGCGACTCAGATTTTTTTAATGCATTAACCATACTAAGTGTTCGCTTGACTTCGTAACTGACTGAACTAGCATACTGCACACGGCCCTTCCAATCCATCGGGTCAGTTATTCTATCAACAAGGCTCTGAACAGGATAGGGCGGCAGTCTAACACCGTTCTCATGAAGAATCCTAATATCACCAGGAGATGCATAACCCCAAGGTAAGTCAGTTCTATCCAGGTAATCAGTCCAAAGATCCTTTTTCATTTTTATCGCTCCCTTGCGTTTTTCCGGAAAACCCGGTCTTATTTCCGTTCTTTCCGGAGATATTCTATATAAGGTGAGAAATTTATATATACTTTATCCTTATATTTTATATATTGCTATATAATTATATAATTCTGCGGGATTAGTTCCTCACTGAAATGTCCATTAGGGGAAGCAGCTGAACATCTGACATGAATTCCTCGCGCTTTAGCTCGTCAACTATGTAGTAAACCTGCCTTTCCCGGAGGTTGAACTTAACCTCAAGGGAGTCAAGGAACTCCTCAACCTCTTTTATGTTGTGGAAGACGCCCTCAACCATAAAGTCATAGCCGTTGTTTATCTTGTAGAGGGAATTCACAAAAAGATTCTTCATGAGAAAAACCCTTGCCTCATCCTTGTTTTCCCTTTCAAAACGGAGGAACATGTTCACCTTTGTGCTGTAGCCGAATGTGTCAAAGTCAATGAGCGCAGTGTATTTCTTCACAAGCCCGCCCCGGTATGACTTGAGCTTTTCATATATTGTTGAAACCGGGATGCTTGTTTTCCTGCTCATCTTTGTGAGAGACATCCTTGAGTTCTGCCTCAGCTGGCATATTATAGAAGTCTCGTTCTTTTTCATGGCATTCATTCCTCCACTCTTAAAACAATGCACACGCAAATATTTTCTCAAATGATTCTGAAGCCCTAAAATAATACATATCAGAAAAATATATATACTTTATTGACTTACTTATATTAAAGTATGTAAAGTATATACTTTGAGGCAGAAGGAATGGAATACAGACGGATTGTAAAATCAGGAAACACATCATATGTGATATCTGTGCCCCAGAAATGGGTCAGGGAGCAGGAGATAAAGAAGGGCGACCTTCTCTCAATTGAGGAAAGCCGCGAGCACAATCTCATAATATCGCCACGAGAGATTAAGGGAAAGGTGGAATTAAGGGAAGCGAGGATAAATGCCGAAGAGACAAGCCCTGAGATGCTTGTGAGAAGCCTTGTTTCAGCATACATAAACGGATATTCATCTGTTGAGATAAGGGGAAAGAACCTCAATCAACTGAGTAAAGAGATAAGGGCGACAATGGAGCAGCTCATCGCATTTGAGATAATGGAATACACGCCCGAAAGGATTTACATAAAGGACTACCTGAAAATCGACGAGATTTCAATAGATTCATTAATCAGGAAGATGGACTCAGGGATAAAATCAATGATTGCAGAATGCAGTTCTGCGCTCTCCTCATTTATACCGGATAAAAATCCGAACAGGATGAAAGCGTGCTTTGAGAGCCTTGAAAACATGGACAGGAACATAAACCGCCTTTCTTTTTTAGCATCAAAAATCATAAGGAAATCCCTGTATGAACCAGCAACTGCAAGAATGCTTGGCTTGCTGCCATTAAATCTCCTGATTATCAACAAGGTTATGGAAAGCCTTGAAAACATCGGCGACAATATCAAGAACCTTGCAAGGAATTTTGAGCAGGATACCCCAAGGGAAGAGGCTAAGTTCATAGCAGAAGCGCTGAAAAATGCAATGGAAAACTACAATGAGTGCATGAAGAGCTATTTCTCATCTGACAAAATGCTTTCCAACAGGGTTTCTGATGAAAAGCACATGCTGAGAAAGAAAAACGAGGAATTCGTGAGGAAGAAGAGGCATTCGGGCACAATAAGAGCAATTGAAAGGATACAGGCATTGGAAAGCTTCATCGGAGTTATCTCAAGGACTGTCATTGATGTTGTCTGATATTCCGAAAAGAATTTAAACCATAATTGAATATTCCTGATTTATGGAACCAGAACTGTCTCAGATAAAAAGTTTAAGGATGAAAGTGGGGATAACCCAGTCAGAGCTTGCAAAGGCATCAGGAGTTTCCCAGTCCCTCATTGCAAAGATTGAAAGCGGAAGGATAGACCCTTCTTTCAGCAAGGCAAAGAAGATTCTTGACACCCTGAAATCAATGGGGAATGAGAAGGGAGTAAAGGCAAAGGATGTGATGAGCAGAAAGATAATCTTTGTTTCCCCAGGAACTCCATTGAAGGGCGCAATTGAGAAGATGAGAGCCTATGGAATTTCCCAGCTTCCTGTCATTGACGGGAAAAGGTGCATCGGGATGGTTACTGAGACAGGAATCCTTGAAGCAATGCAGTCAGACAGGAAGGAAATAAAGAATGCGCGGGACGTGCTTCAGGAATGCGCCCCCATTGTCTCAAAAGACACTCCTATATCGGATTTGTCAGGGCTTCTCTCCCATTCAGGGCTGATTCTTGTTTCTGAAAGGGGCGAATTCCTGGGCGTAATCACGAAGACAGACATAATAAGGGGGATATACCTCGAGCGGTAGGAAAAAATCAGATAGATTTTTATATAACTTTTATAAAACCAGCAATAACAGCCCCGTAGTGTAGTGGCCAATCATACAAGACTCTGGATCTTGTGACCGCGGTTCGAATCCGCGCGGGGCTATTCTTTGTTTTTTTAAGAGAAGTAGGTATCATTGAATTTTATTGTTTTCAGATAATATATTGACTTAATCCTAATTAGATTAAAACCGAAAAATTTAT
The nucleotide sequence above comes from Candidatus Woesearchaeota archaeon. Encoded proteins:
- the metK gene encoding methionine adenosyltransferase → MRKILTAESVTEGHPDKVCDIISDSIVDEILKSDPNARVACETYATRGVVLVGGEITTTAYVEIPNIVRAAISKIGYNSEDSGLDSKTTGVLVAIQPQSQDIAQGVDESSGHEQGAGDQGSMIGYACTDTPELMPMPISLAHKLCMRLAEVRRKKILSYLRPDGKAQISVEYENGVPVRIDNVVIAAQHSPNVSLNKLRSDIIKAVIRPVCGKLLDRNTRYIINGTGKFVLGGPQADTGMTGRKIVADAYGGIVPHGGGAFSGKDPSKVDRSASYMMRYIAKNIVAAGISDKFQISVAYAIGISEPTAVNIECFGTNRIPEEQILAIIKKHFSFKPAEMIKILDLKRPIYSKTACYGHFGRELPEFTWERVDKAEILRKEAGL
- a CDS encoding DUF362 domain-containing protein codes for the protein MAKVSIVRCDSYEKSRVYSAVKESMEIAGFKIRKGSRVLIKPNILMPKKPELAITTHPSIVEAVCRILSERKCRIIVGESDGIGCTEKGFIESGIGKAAEKYGAKLVAFEKDDKKFVRNSRGKILKGIFFPKSVLDAEIIINLPKLKTHALTKFTGAVKNIYGTIPGATKSLYHMKAPAEREFCELLTDIYENVKPEFTIMDGITGMEGAGPSTGTPKKTGLIIAGKDGVAVDYVSSEIIGFNPNEILTTKIAFERKLSNEKEIRIFGREGEIIGENLKKYYVNYEKIINVNKNVLILAQRIFGRLSPKPVVLREKCIGCMICVKHCPVKAISFDRFPKINREKCISCFCCVELCPEKAMRLKTSIILRMMQRASGILNLFRRKKV
- a CDS encoding CBS domain-containing protein, with the protein product MEPELSQIKSLRMKVGITQSELAKASGVSQSLIAKIESGRIDPSFSKAKKILDTLKSMGNEKGVKAKDVMSRKIIFVSPGTPLKGAIEKMRAYGISQLPVIDGKRCIGMVTETGILEAMQSDRKEIKNARDVLQECAPIVSKDTPISDLSGLLSHSGLILVSERGEFLGVITKTDIIRGIYLER